From the genome of Flavobacterium luteolum, one region includes:
- a CDS encoding DUF1826 domain-containing protein yields MNNTFSASNQIKVVSTFSELVQTNFKGEMNALCWQRNLDGDFSEIVAKLCLRENITEVSPADLIALQLSEKGNVAREIILNDLQLLADFGASPSLNLLKCYERDDEFDFISTDVYSFHVDRSPIATDTFLCTYHGAASDIVSNTQAEQKILIPEIRAKLKELHDGPEIEFEDFLKENYFDLHYQLHEDAEPINLGLGHLWRLAVDHPKQEVLPCVHRAPVENDGEYRLLLIC; encoded by the coding sequence CTCTGAACTTGTACAGACCAATTTTAAAGGAGAAATGAATGCGCTTTGCTGGCAAAGAAATTTGGATGGCGATTTTAGCGAGATTGTTGCCAAGTTGTGTTTAAGAGAAAATATAACCGAAGTTTCTCCCGCAGATTTAATTGCGCTTCAACTTTCAGAAAAGGGAAATGTAGCAAGAGAAATAATCTTAAACGATTTACAATTATTAGCCGATTTCGGAGCTTCGCCTTCTCTCAATTTACTGAAATGTTATGAACGTGATGATGAATTTGATTTCATATCTACCGATGTGTATTCGTTTCACGTAGACCGTTCGCCTATTGCAACAGATACTTTTTTATGCACCTATCACGGAGCGGCAAGCGATATTGTTTCTAATACGCAGGCAGAACAAAAAATCTTAATTCCAGAAATTCGAGCAAAGCTAAAAGAGCTTCATGATGGACCAGAGATTGAGTTCGAAGACTTTTTAAAGGAAAATTATTTTGATTTACATTATCAGCTGCACGAAGATGCAGAACCTATTAATCTAGGCTTAGGACATCTTTGGCGTTTGGCTGTAGATCATCCTAAACAAGAAGTATTGCCCTGTGTTCATAGAGCACCAGTAGAAAATGATGGAGAATATCGGTTGTTGC